In Nerophis lumbriciformis linkage group LG14, RoL_Nlum_v2.1, whole genome shotgun sequence, a single genomic region encodes these proteins:
- the LOC133616543 gene encoding transcription factor JunD-like, which yields MKDVNLSLADPSMKPQSHLRDADGLLGSPDLGLLKLSSPDLERLIIQSNGMVTTTPTSAHFLYPKTAADEQEFAEGFVKALEDLHKQNQPASSSLDPAANLTMQLERPVYTNLNSYDTAVDDYSTDAAPFPLPPLSHHFSGAPSVEPELSRCPAAKEEPQTVPDVQSFGESPPLSPVDMDSQERLKADRKRLRNRIAASKCRRRKLERISRLEDKVKTLKNNNTDLASTAGVLRQQVARLKEKVLTHVSNGCQLLPHEVPVH from the coding sequence ATGAAGGATGTTAACTTAAGCCTGGCGGACCCGAGCATGAAGCCACAGTCACACCTTCGAGACGCCGACGGGCTGCTCGGTTCTCCGGACCTGGGTCTGCTCAAACTGTCCTCCCCGGACCTGGAGAGGCTTATCATCCAGTCGAACGGCATGGTCACCACGACGCCGACCAGCGCTCACTTCCTGTACCCCAAAACCGCCGCGGACGAGCAGGAGTTCGCGGAGGGCTTCGTCAAAGCGCTGGAGGACCTACACAAGCAGAACCAGCCCGCAAGCAGCAGTCTGGATCCGGCCGCCAACCTCACCATGCAGCTGGAACGACCGGTGTATACCAACCTGAACAGTTACGACACCGCCGTCGACGACTACTCGACGGACGCGGCGCCCTTCCCTCTCCCGCCGCTGTCTCATCATTTCAGCGGAGCCCCGTCGGTGGAACCGGAGCTCTCCCGGTGCCCGGCGGCCAAGGAGGAGCCTCAGACCGTCCCGGACGTGCAGAGCTTCGGGGAGAGCCCGCCGCTGTCCCCCGTCGACATGGACTCTCAGGAGCGTCTCAAGGCCGACCGGAAGCGGCTCAGGAATCGGATCGCGGCTTCCAAGTGTCGGAGGCGCAAGCTGGAGAGGATCTCCAGGTTGGAGGACAAGGTGAAGACGCTGAAGAACAACAACACCGACTTGGCCTCGACGGCCGGCGTCCTCAGGCAGCAAGTGGCCCGTCTGAAGGAGAAGGTCCTGACCCACGTGAGCAACGGATGTCAGCTGCTGCCGCACGAGGTTCCGGTCCACTAG